A section of the Prevotella melaninogenica genome encodes:
- the pyk gene encoding pyruvate kinase, which produces MKQTKIVCSISDRRCDVDFLRKLFFSGMNVVRMNTAHASPEGIKEIIRNTRTVSQHLALLIDTKGPEVRTTAVAEPIQYKVGDMVKIFGRPDVESTKDIINVSYPDFARDVKVGDHILFDDGALDMLVIESVGPMLVAQVQNEGELGSHKSVNVPGEHIELPALTEKDKANILLAIEEDIDFIAHSFVRSAADVLAVQKILDEHNSDIKIISKIENQEGVDNIDEIIDASYGIMIARGDLGIEVPIEQIPGIQRSIINKCILKKKPVIVATQMLHTMIKNPRPTRAEVTDIANAIYSHTDALMLSGETASGKYPVEAVQTMARIAEAAEQDAHKRGHVSVPMTNQNDQREFLSRSAIEATEQLGVKGIITDSETGQTARNLAAFRGPHPVLAICYKDKVQRWLNLSYGVIAVYQHRYKSNEEMFTAALRMLRQKGYIELEDKIAYLSGTFGEGGGATFLEINKVGDVFARKYRFHLPEEVNTGSEEE; this is translated from the coding sequence ATGAAACAGACAAAGATAGTATGTTCTATTAGCGACCGTCGCTGTGATGTTGACTTCTTGAGAAAGCTTTTCTTCTCAGGTATGAATGTCGTACGTATGAATACGGCACACGCCAGCCCTGAAGGTATTAAGGAGATTATCCGCAATACACGTACAGTATCTCAGCACTTGGCATTGCTGATTGATACTAAGGGACCAGAGGTTAGAACCACTGCAGTGGCTGAGCCTATCCAATATAAGGTGGGCGATATGGTTAAGATTTTCGGTCGTCCTGATGTAGAGTCAACAAAGGATATTATCAATGTTTCTTACCCTGACTTCGCTCGTGATGTGAAGGTGGGCGATCATATCCTCTTTGATGATGGCGCATTGGATATGCTGGTTATCGAAAGTGTTGGTCCAATGTTGGTTGCACAGGTACAGAATGAAGGTGAGCTTGGCTCACACAAGAGTGTGAATGTCCCTGGTGAACATATTGAACTTCCTGCACTTACAGAGAAAGATAAGGCTAATATCTTGTTGGCAATAGAGGAGGATATCGACTTCATTGCTCACTCTTTCGTTCGTTCAGCAGCTGATGTTCTTGCTGTTCAGAAGATTCTTGACGAGCATAACTCTGATATTAAGATTATCTCAAAGATTGAGAATCAGGAGGGTGTGGACAATATTGACGAGATTATCGATGCTTCATACGGTATTATGATTGCACGTGGTGACTTGGGTATCGAGGTGCCTATCGAGCAGATTCCTGGTATTCAGCGTAGCATCATCAACAAGTGTATCTTGAAGAAGAAGCCTGTTATTGTGGCTACTCAGATGTTGCACACGATGATTAAAAACCCTCGTCCTACTCGTGCTGAGGTTACTGACATTGCAAACGCTATTTATAGCCATACCGATGCTTTGATGTTGAGTGGTGAGACAGCAAGCGGTAAGTATCCTGTTGAGGCTGTACAGACAATGGCTCGTATTGCTGAAGCGGCAGAGCAGGATGCTCATAAGCGTGGACATGTTAGTGTTCCTATGACAAACCAGAATGATCAGCGTGAGTTCTTGTCAAGAAGTGCCATCGAGGCTACTGAGCAGTTGGGTGTAAAGGGTATTATCACCGATAGCGAAACAGGTCAGACTGCTCGTAATCTTGCTGCTTTCCGTGGCCCACACCCAGTTCTGGCTATCTGCTACAAGGATAAGGTACAGCGTTGGTTGAACCTTAGCTACGGTGTTATTGCAGTTTATCAGCATCGTTATAAGTCAAATGAGGAGATGTTTACAGCTGCTTTGCGTATGCTTCGTCAGAAGGGTTACATTGAGTTAGAGGATAAGATTGCTTATCTTTCTGGTACGTTTGGCGAAGGTGGTGGCGCTACCTTCCTTGAGATTAACAAGGTGGGTGATGTCTTTGCACGCAAGTATCGCTTCCATCTCCCTGAAGAAGTGAACACTGGTTCAGAAGAAGAATAA
- the rpiB gene encoding ribose 5-phosphate isomerase B: MEIKTVGVACDHAGYPLKQFVIQYLEEHKYAYKDFGCNSDLSCDYPDYAHPLAEAIESGEVYPGIAICGSGEGMAISLNKHQGVRAGLVWNKDVAELTRQHNDANVIVLPGRFIDNKTAEKILDAFFKASFEGGRHERRVKKIPVQQG, encoded by the coding sequence ATGGAAATTAAGACAGTAGGAGTTGCTTGCGACCACGCAGGCTATCCATTGAAGCAGTTCGTAATCCAGTATTTGGAAGAACACAAGTATGCATATAAGGATTTTGGCTGTAATAGTGATTTGAGTTGCGACTATCCTGATTATGCTCACCCATTGGCTGAAGCCATTGAAAGCGGTGAAGTTTACCCTGGTATTGCTATCTGTGGTAGCGGTGAGGGTATGGCAATCTCACTCAACAAGCACCAAGGTGTACGTGCAGGTTTGGTATGGAATAAGGACGTTGCTGAGCTGACTCGTCAGCATAATGACGCAAACGTTATTGTCCTCCCTGGCCGTTTTATCGACAACAAGACTGCTGAGAAGATTCTCGATGCATTCTTCAAAGCAAGCTTTGAGGGTGGTAGACACGAGCGTCGCGTTAAAAAGATTCCTGTTCAGCAAGGCTAA
- a CDS encoding transketolase family protein, whose product MNDKKLMNRAADNIRILAVSMVEKAKSGHPGGAMGGADFINILFSEFLVFDPEQPEWAGRDRFYLDPGHMSPMLYAALTLQRKFTVDDIKQFRQWGSITPGHPERDIAHGIENSSGPLGQGHAYAAGAAVAEKFLEARLGSTMMQHKIYAYISDGGVQEGISAEVGRLAGNLGLNNLIMFYDANDIQLSTECGAVMSEDTAMKYQAWGWNVLKIDGNDPDAIREALVAANKEERRPTLIIGETIMGKGALQADGSSYEHSIKTHGAPLGGDAYTNTVKNLGGDVEDPFKIFPEVQKLYDDRAAELRKIVAERHAAEAAWEKENPEKAAQMREWFSGKAPKIDWSGLVQKRDIPTRNGSAACLGVIAEQVPNMIVSSADLSNSDKTDGFLNKTHALTRDDFSGAFFQAGVSELAMACMCIGMMLHGGVITAMGTFFVFSDYMKPAIRMAALMRTPVKFVWSHDAFRVGEDGPTHEPVEQEAQIRLMEKLQNHAGQDSVRVLRPADSDAATVCWQMAMENMDTPTALIFSRQNVKSLPEGTDYQQTRKGAYVVTGSDEQFDVILVASGSEVSTCVAGAELLRKDGVKVRVVSAPSEGLFRRQSKEYQEQILPRDAKIFGLTAGLPVTLEGLVGANGKVFGLNSFGFSAPYTVLDEKLGFTPENVYEQVKAFLA is encoded by the coding sequence ATGAATGACAAGAAATTGATGAACAGAGCAGCGGATAACATTAGAATTCTCGCAGTGTCAATGGTTGAAAAAGCTAAATCAGGTCATCCTGGTGGAGCTATGGGTGGTGCGGACTTTATAAACATCCTTTTCTCTGAATTTCTCGTCTTCGACCCAGAACAGCCTGAGTGGGCAGGACGTGACCGATTCTATCTTGACCCTGGTCACATGTCACCAATGCTTTATGCGGCATTGACCCTTCAGAGAAAGTTCACGGTTGACGATATTAAACAATTCCGTCAGTGGGGGTCAATCACTCCGGGACATCCTGAAAGAGACATCGCACATGGTATCGAAAACTCTTCTGGTCCACTTGGTCAAGGTCATGCATACGCAGCTGGTGCAGCCGTAGCTGAGAAGTTCCTTGAGGCGCGCCTTGGCAGCACTATGATGCAGCATAAGATTTATGCCTACATCTCTGATGGTGGTGTCCAAGAAGGTATCAGCGCAGAAGTAGGTCGCTTGGCTGGCAACTTGGGTCTTAACAACCTCATCATGTTCTACGATGCCAATGACATTCAGCTCTCAACTGAGTGTGGAGCCGTTATGTCTGAGGATACAGCAATGAAGTATCAAGCATGGGGCTGGAACGTATTGAAGATTGATGGTAACGATCCAGACGCTATCCGTGAGGCACTTGTTGCTGCTAACAAGGAAGAACGTCGCCCAACTCTTATCATTGGTGAGACCATCATGGGTAAGGGTGCTTTGCAGGCAGACGGTAGTAGCTACGAACATAGCATTAAAACACATGGCGCACCATTGGGTGGTGACGCCTATACAAATACAGTAAAGAATCTTGGTGGTGACGTTGAGGACCCATTCAAGATTTTCCCAGAGGTTCAGAAGCTCTATGATGACCGTGCAGCAGAACTCAGAAAGATTGTTGCTGAGCGTCATGCAGCTGAAGCAGCTTGGGAGAAAGAGAACCCAGAAAAGGCAGCACAGATGCGTGAATGGTTCTCTGGCAAGGCTCCAAAGATTGATTGGAGTGGCCTTGTACAGAAGCGCGACATTCCTACACGTAATGGTTCTGCAGCTTGTCTCGGTGTTATCGCTGAGCAGGTTCCTAACATGATCGTGTCATCAGCCGACCTCAGCAACTCTGATAAGACAGATGGTTTCCTCAACAAGACTCACGCACTCACACGTGACGACTTCAGCGGTGCCTTCTTCCAGGCAGGTGTTAGCGAGTTGGCAATGGCATGTATGTGTATCGGTATGATGCTTCATGGTGGTGTTATCACCGCAATGGGAACCTTCTTTGTATTCTCAGACTACATGAAACCAGCTATCCGTATGGCTGCCCTCATGCGCACTCCAGTTAAGTTTGTATGGAGTCATGATGCATTCCGCGTTGGTGAGGATGGTCCTACCCATGAACCAGTAGAGCAGGAAGCACAGATTCGCTTGATGGAGAAGTTGCAAAACCACGCTGGACAGGATTCTGTTCGTGTACTTCGTCCAGCCGACAGTGATGCAGCAACCGTATGCTGGCAGATGGCTATGGAGAACATGGATACCCCAACAGCACTCATCTTCTCACGTCAGAACGTGAAGAGTTTGCCAGAAGGAACAGACTATCAGCAGACTCGCAAGGGTGCATACGTCGTAACTGGCTCTGATGAGCAGTTTGATGTTATCCTCGTTGCAAGTGGTTCTGAGGTTTCTACCTGTGTTGCTGGAGCAGAGTTGTTGCGTAAGGACGGAGTGAAGGTACGCGTTGTTAGCGCACCATCAGAGGGACTCTTCCGCCGTCAGAGCAAGGAATATCAGGAGCAGATTCTGCCAAGAGATGCCAAGATCTTCGGTCTTACAGCTGGCCTTCCAGTAACTCTCGAAGGATTAGTTGGTGCCAATGGTAAGGTATTCGGCCTTAACAGCTTCGGATTCTCAGCACCTTATACAGTCTTAGATGAGAAGTTAGGCTTCACTCCTGAGAATGTTTACGAGCAAGTAAAAGCATTTTTAGCATAA
- a CDS encoding NUDIX hydrolase, which translates to MNKYYKGEPKLLVSVDCIVLGFENKKLQLLVGKRKVEPYSGKLSLYGGFVRENESLKEAANRVLFQCTGINDIYMRQVGAFGETDRDPGDRVISIAYCALINVSDYDHKLLEENDLQWVDINKLPELFGDHIEMVQIALSQLRKLINKDPLGFNLLPELFTLTQLQNVHEAIMGVEIDKRNFRKRIKQIDFIEKTKFIDKITSKRGAALYRINKQAYTDASL; encoded by the coding sequence ATGAATAAATACTATAAAGGAGAACCCAAACTTTTAGTTTCGGTTGACTGCATCGTACTCGGGTTCGAAAACAAAAAGCTACAGCTACTCGTTGGTAAACGTAAAGTTGAGCCGTACAGCGGCAAATTATCTCTCTATGGTGGATTCGTAAGAGAGAATGAAAGTTTGAAAGAAGCTGCTAACAGAGTTCTTTTCCAGTGTACAGGCATCAATGATATTTATATGCGACAGGTGGGTGCTTTCGGTGAAACCGATCGTGACCCAGGTGATCGTGTCATCTCAATTGCTTATTGCGCGCTCATCAATGTGTCTGACTACGACCATAAGCTATTAGAAGAAAATGATTTACAATGGGTTGACATCAACAAGTTGCCAGAGTTGTTTGGTGACCACATCGAAATGGTACAGATAGCATTAAGCCAACTCCGCAAACTCATCAACAAAGACCCACTCGGTTTCAATCTTCTCCCAGAGCTCTTCACGCTCACACAGCTTCAGAATGTCCACGAAGCAATCATGGGTGTTGAAATCGACAAGCGTAACTTCCGTAAGCGTATCAAACAAATTGACTTCATCGAGAAGACAAAGTTCATTGATAAGATTACGAGCAAACGTGGTGCTGCACTGTATCGCATTAATAAACAAGCATATACAGACGCCTCACTATAA
- the galK gene encoding galactokinase, whose protein sequence is MDIEFVRSRFIKHFDGKTGNIYFSPGRINLIGEHTDYNGGFVFPGAVDKGIMAEVRPNGTDTVMCYSIDLKDRVEFKVNDPEGPRATWARFIYGMVQEFKALGVDVKGFNIAFAGDVPLGAGMSSSAAMESCFGCALNDLFADNKISKWDIALAGQATEHKYIGVNCGIMDQFASVFGQEGKLMRLDCRSREFEYFPFNPQGYKLVLVNSKVKHELVGSPYNDRRRSCENVVAAIAEQFPEKKYETLRDVNWDELEAVKDKVSAEDYQRAHFVLGEKERVLAVCDALVAGDYETVGQKMYETHHGLSKEYEVSCEELDFLNDVAKENGVTGSRIMGGGFGGCTINLVKDELYDKFIADATEKFTAKYGHAPEVYPVVISEGSHKVC, encoded by the coding sequence ATGGACATAGAATTCGTAAGAAGTCGTTTTATTAAGCATTTCGACGGCAAGACTGGAAACATCTATTTCTCACCAGGACGTATCAACCTCATTGGCGAGCACACTGACTATAACGGTGGTTTCGTATTCCCAGGTGCAGTAGACAAGGGCATCATGGCTGAGGTTCGCCCTAATGGTACAGATACTGTTATGTGCTACTCTATCGACCTCAAGGATCGTGTAGAGTTCAAGGTTAACGACCCAGAGGGTCCACGCGCAACATGGGCACGCTTCATTTATGGTATGGTACAGGAGTTCAAAGCACTTGGTGTTGACGTAAAGGGTTTCAACATTGCTTTTGCTGGTGACGTTCCTCTCGGTGCAGGTATGAGTTCTTCTGCCGCTATGGAGAGCTGCTTCGGATGCGCATTGAACGACTTGTTCGCTGATAATAAGATTTCAAAGTGGGACATCGCACTCGCTGGTCAGGCTACAGAACACAAGTATATCGGTGTGAACTGTGGTATCATGGACCAGTTTGCAAGTGTATTCGGTCAGGAAGGCAAGTTGATGCGTCTTGATTGCCGCAGCCGTGAGTTCGAGTATTTCCCATTCAATCCACAGGGTTACAAGCTTGTTCTTGTAAACTCAAAGGTTAAGCACGAACTCGTTGGTAGCCCATATAACGATCGTCGCAGAAGCTGTGAGAATGTTGTTGCAGCTATCGCTGAGCAGTTCCCAGAGAAGAAGTATGAGACATTGCGTGATGTTAACTGGGACGAGTTAGAGGCTGTTAAGGACAAGGTAAGTGCTGAGGACTACCAGCGTGCACACTTCGTTCTCGGTGAGAAGGAGCGCGTACTCGCTGTTTGCGACGCACTTGTTGCTGGTGACTATGAGACTGTAGGTCAGAAGATGTATGAGACTCACCACGGACTCAGCAAGGAGTATGAGGTAAGCTGCGAAGAGCTTGACTTCCTCAACGACGTTGCTAAGGAGAATGGCGTGACTGGTTCTCGTATCATGGGTGGTGGCTTCGGTGGCTGTACCATCAACCTCGTTAAGGACGAGTTGTATGACAAGTTCATTGCTGACGCAACTGAGAAGTTCACAGCAAAGTATGGTCATGCTCCAGAAGTTTATCCAGTGGTTATCAGTGAAGGTTCTCACAAGGTTTGCTAA
- a CDS encoding MFS transporter: protein MENQTNKKGTLVAIITMMFLFAMISFVTNMAAPFGTIWKQHYDWAGMMGNMMNFLAYLFMGIPAGMMITKYGYKKTALVALALGFIGIAIQYGSSRMDGNEISTYVVYLVGAFVCGFCVCILNTVVNPMLNLLGGGGNRGNQLIQTGASLNSLAATLTPMVAGSMIGEITKSTSLEVVSPLLLIALVIFAASFFIVWFTQLTEPETEKADVVGGIKGALGYRQLLLGIIAIFFYVGIEVGIPGQLLFYLSQPVAEGGVLGSAAIAGLIAGIYWLLMLVGRFVSAFISGKVSSRTQLTVTTALALVLLIVAIFMPEANTMSLTIPNIAESTWIEAEVPTKVLLIILCGICTSVMWGVIFNLATEGLGKYTATASGLFMTMVVGGGVMPLIQNIMATKVGDIQSYWLIVGMLAYMLFYALIGSHPSKKA from the coding sequence ATGGAAAATCAAACTAACAAAAAAGGAACCTTGGTGGCAATTATCACCATGATGTTCCTATTTGCTATGATCTCTTTCGTTACCAACATGGCAGCACCATTTGGTACAATTTGGAAACAGCACTATGACTGGGCTGGTATGATGGGTAACATGATGAACTTCTTGGCTTACCTCTTCATGGGTATTCCAGCAGGTATGATGATTACAAAGTATGGTTACAAGAAGACTGCTCTTGTTGCTTTGGCACTTGGTTTCATCGGTATTGCCATCCAATATGGTTCCAGTAGAATGGATGGAAACGAAATCAGCACATACGTAGTTTACCTTGTTGGTGCCTTCGTTTGTGGTTTCTGTGTTTGTATCTTGAACACTGTAGTAAACCCAATGTTGAACCTTCTTGGTGGTGGTGGTAACCGTGGTAACCAGCTTATCCAGACTGGTGCATCATTGAACTCACTCGCAGCAACACTGACTCCGATGGTTGCAGGTTCTATGATTGGTGAGATTACTAAGAGTACATCACTTGAGGTTGTATCTCCATTGTTGCTTATCGCATTGGTTATCTTTGCAGCATCATTCTTTATCGTTTGGTTTACACAGTTGACTGAGCCAGAGACAGAGAAGGCTGATGTTGTTGGTGGTATCAAGGGCGCATTAGGCTATCGCCAGTTGTTGCTCGGTATCATTGCAATCTTCTTCTACGTAGGTATTGAGGTGGGTATTCCAGGTCAGCTCCTGTTCTACCTCAGTCAGCCAGTTGCAGAAGGTGGTGTACTCGGTAGTGCTGCCATCGCAGGTCTTATCGCTGGTATCTACTGGTTGTTGATGCTCGTTGGTCGTTTCGTAAGTGCCTTCATCAGCGGTAAGGTATCTTCACGTACACAGCTTACAGTGACAACAGCCTTGGCTCTCGTACTTCTTATTGTGGCTATCTTCATGCCAGAAGCAAATACAATGAGCCTTACAATTCCTAATATTGCAGAGAGCACATGGATTGAGGCTGAGGTTCCAACAAAGGTATTACTCATCATCCTTTGCGGTATCTGTACATCAGTAATGTGGGGTGTTATCTTCAACCTCGCTACAGAGGGTCTTGGTAAGTACACAGCTACAGCTTCTGGTCTCTTCATGACCATGGTTGTTGGTGGTGGTGTTATGCCATTGATTCAGAACATTATGGCTACAAAGGTAGGCGACATCCAGAGCTACTGGCTCATCGTTGGTATGTTGGCTTACATGCTCTTCTACGCTTTGATTGGCTCACATCCTTCAAAGAAGGCTTAA
- a CDS encoding aldose epimerase family protein gives MVNAEETHYVCGLKKEDFQTTIDGKKTDLYVLRNAKGNEVAVTNYGGAIVAIMVPDKEGNLANIIQGHDNIQEVINSPEPYLSTLIGRYGNRIAKGRFQLNGKEYKLAINNGPNSLHGGKEGFNAKVWDAVQVNDHAVVLKYTSSYGEEGYTGEVEVWVAYSFSDNDELIIKYSAKTNKKTIINLTSHGFFSLAGIANPTPTIDDLECQINADFYLPIDETSIPTGEILKVAGTPFDFREPKPVGQDIDADHEQIKNGAGYDHCFVLNKKEEGELSFAARIKEPKSGRTMEVYTTEPGVQVYTHNWADGYKGQHGATFPRRSAICFEAQHFPDSPNHPYFPSVILEPCKEYTQRTIYKFGVEK, from the coding sequence ATGGTAAATGCCGAAGAGACACACTACGTGTGTGGTCTGAAGAAAGAGGACTTCCAGACTACGATAGATGGTAAGAAAACCGATCTCTATGTACTTAGAAATGCCAAAGGCAATGAGGTTGCAGTCACTAATTACGGTGGTGCGATTGTTGCTATTATGGTTCCTGATAAAGAAGGAAACTTGGCAAATATCATACAAGGACATGACAATATACAAGAGGTCATCAATTCACCAGAACCTTATCTTTCAACCCTTATTGGCCGTTATGGTAATCGTATTGCCAAAGGTCGTTTCCAGTTGAACGGAAAGGAATATAAACTTGCTATTAATAATGGTCCTAACTCTCTGCATGGAGGTAAGGAGGGCTTTAATGCAAAGGTTTGGGATGCCGTACAGGTTAACGACCACGCCGTTGTGTTAAAGTACACTTCTTCGTACGGTGAGGAAGGCTATACAGGCGAAGTTGAAGTTTGGGTAGCCTATTCATTCTCTGATAACGACGAACTCATTATCAAGTATTCTGCAAAGACTAACAAGAAGACAATCATCAACCTTACCAGTCATGGTTTCTTCTCTTTGGCAGGTATTGCTAATCCAACACCAACAATTGACGATTTAGAGTGCCAGATTAATGCTGACTTCTACCTCCCTATTGATGAAACATCAATTCCAACAGGTGAGATTTTGAAGGTAGCTGGTACTCCATTCGACTTCCGTGAACCAAAGCCAGTAGGTCAGGATATCGATGCTGACCACGAGCAGATTAAGAATGGCGCAGGTTACGACCACTGTTTCGTACTGAATAAGAAGGAAGAAGGCGAGCTATCATTCGCTGCACGCATCAAAGAACCAAAGAGTGGCAGAACTATGGAGGTTTATACAACAGAGCCAGGTGTTCAGGTATATACCCACAACTGGGCTGACGGATATAAGGGTCAGCATGGTGCAACCTTCCCACGACGCAGTGCTATCTGCTTCGAAGCACAGCACTTCCCAGACAGTCCAAACCATCCTTATTTCCCTTCAGTCATCTTAGAGCCATGCAAGGAGTACACACAGAGAACTATCTATAAGTTTGGTGTAGAGAAATAA
- a CDS encoding leucine-rich repeat domain-containing protein yields MGDNAFNGCRSLTSVTIPNSVTTIGKAAFSICSSLTSVTIPNSVTTIGYNAFMGCSSLTSVTIPNSVTTIGGEAFSGCTNLQKVHIGDSVKAIGEYAFDYCTSITQISSEAVVPPTCESGVFTNINKSKCKLIVPKNSLDAYKQAYQWKDFLLIEDNTTGITNTVYNKAGLADVYTIDGTKRLSKASTDEINALPKGVYIVNGKKIIIK; encoded by the coding sequence ATTGGCGACAATGCTTTCAACGGTTGTCGCTCTCTAACTTCTGTAACCATTCCAAATAGTGTTACGACAATTGGAAAGGCTGCTTTCAGTATTTGTAGCTCTCTAACCTCTGTAACCATTCCAAATAGTGTTACTACAATTGGCTACAATGCTTTCATGGGTTGCAGTTCTCTAACTTCTGTAACCATTCCTAATAGTGTTACGACAATAGGTGGCGAAGCTTTTAGCGGATGCACCAACCTACAAAAAGTACATATCGGAGATAGTGTTAAGGCTATAGGAGAATACGCATTTGATTACTGTACCAGTATAACACAGATTTCAAGTGAGGCAGTCGTACCTCCAACCTGTGAATCAGGTGTTTTTACCAACATTAATAAATCTAAATGTAAACTTATTGTTCCTAAGAATAGTCTTGACGCATATAAACAAGCATACCAATGGAAAGATTTCTTATTAATAGAGGATAATACTACTGGCATTACAAACACTGTTTATAATAAAGCAGGACTTGCTGATGTCTATACAATAGATGGAACAAAACGGCTAAGTAAAGCAAGCACCGACGAAATTAATGCTTTACCTAAGGGTGTTTATATTGTCAATGGTAAAAAGATAATCATTAAATAA
- a CDS encoding CfxA family broad-spectrum class A beta-lactamase — protein MEKNRKKQIVVLSIALVCIFILVFSLFHKSATKDSANPPLTNVLTDSISQIVSACPGEIGVAVIVNNRDTVKVNNKSVYPMMSVFKVHQALALCNDFDNKGISLDTLVNINRDKLDPKTWSPMLKDYSGPVISLTVRDLLRYTLTQSDNNASNLMFKDMVNVAQTDSFIATLIPRSSFQIAYTEEEMSADHNKAYSNYTSPLGAAMLMNRLFTEGLIDDEKQSFIKNTLKECKTGVDRIAAPLLDKEGVVIAHKTGSGYVNENGVLAAHNDVAYICLPNNISYTLAVFVKDFKGNESQASQYVAHISAVVYSLLMQTSVKS, from the coding sequence ATGGAAAAAAACAGAAAAAAACAAATCGTAGTTTTGAGTATAGCTTTAGTTTGCATTTTCATCTTGGTATTTTCATTGTTCCATAAATCAGCGACAAAAGATAGCGCAAATCCTCCTTTAACAAATGTTTTGACTGATAGCATTTCTCAAATTGTCTCAGCTTGTCCTGGCGAAATTGGTGTGGCGGTTATTGTTAATAACAGAGATACGGTTAAGGTCAATAATAAGAGTGTTTATCCTATGATGAGTGTGTTTAAGGTTCATCAGGCATTAGCTCTTTGTAATGACTTTGACAATAAAGGAATTTCACTTGATACCTTAGTAAATATAAATAGGGATAAACTTGACCCAAAGACTTGGAGTCCTATGCTGAAAGATTATTCAGGGCCAGTCATATCATTGACAGTGAGAGATTTGCTGCGTTATACTCTTACTCAGAGTGACAACAATGCAAGCAACCTTATGTTTAAGGATATGGTTAATGTCGCTCAAACAGATAGTTTTATAGCCACACTCATTCCTCGTTCAAGTTTTCAGATAGCTTATACGGAAGAGGAAATGTCGGCTGACCATAACAAGGCTTACTCTAACTATACATCTCCTCTTGGTGCTGCAATGTTGATGAATCGTTTGTTTACTGAAGGTCTTATCGATGATGAGAAACAAAGTTTCATTAAGAATACGTTAAAAGAATGCAAAACAGGTGTAGATAGGATAGCAGCTCCACTTCTTGATAAAGAAGGGGTTGTTATAGCGCATAAGACAGGTTCAGGTTATGTTAATGAAAATGGTGTTCTTGCAGCTCACAATGATGTTGCCTATATATGTCTGCCTAATAATATCAGTTATACCTTAGCGGTATTTGTTAAGGATTTCAAGGGAAATGAATCACAAGCGTCACAATATGTTGCGCATATATCAGCTGTAGTATATTCTTTATTAATGCAAACTTCAGTAAAATCTTAA